A stretch of Lentibacillus sp. JNUCC-1 DNA encodes these proteins:
- a CDS encoding type II toxin-antitoxin system death-on-curing family toxin, with amino-acid sequence MTRYLTYTEIAAINQYTIQKFSPSEQIGIHSPGLLDSAVHRPQQSAFGKDAYNTIFEKAAALFESVAQNHAFHNGNKRTAFLSLTQFLFYNGYDFAMETPKKQADFTVDVVNKHYTTTQLVTTIEAYSSPL; translated from the coding sequence ATGACGAGATATTTGACGTATACAGAAATTGCAGCTATCAACCAATACACCATCCAGAAATTCAGCCCGTCCGAACAAATCGGAATTCATTCACCGGGTTTGCTGGATTCTGCTGTACACCGACCTCAACAATCCGCTTTCGGTAAAGATGCGTATAACACCATCTTTGAAAAAGCAGCCGCGTTGTTTGAATCAGTCGCACAAAATCACGCTTTTCACAATGGTAACAAGCGGACTGCCTTTCTATCCCTCACACAATTTCTCTTCTATAATGGCTATGATTTTGCAATGGAAACGCCAAAGAAACAAGCTGATTTTACTGTGGATGTTGTCAATAAACACTACACGACTACACAATTGGTGACTACAATTGAGGCGTATAGCTCACCCTTATGA
- a CDS encoding AbrB/MazE/SpoVT family DNA-binding domain-containing protein — MERKITKIGNSYGITLPKQLLKEANMNYGDQLQMKVKDGDIVLSKKKEVKLPEGLSEDFFEVLERNTQKHKSTIEDLVDR, encoded by the coding sequence ATGGAAAGAAAAATAACTAAGATTGGCAATAGCTATGGGATCACTTTGCCGAAGCAATTGCTCAAGGAAGCCAATATGAATTATGGGGATCAATTACAAATGAAAGTGAAAGATGGTGACATCGTTCTTTCAAAGAAAAAAGAGGTCAAACTTCCAGAAGGGTTAAGTGAGGACTTTTTTGAGGTGCTGGAGCGGAATACACAGAAGCACAAATCGACAATAGAGGATCTCGTTGACAGATGA